Proteins encoded in a region of the Magnetospirillum sp. genome:
- a CDS encoding glutamate--cysteine ligase: protein MSAPPTSSGQRLVSKQQLIDWIASGEKPKSDWRIGTEHEKFLFELGTHRALPYEGQKASVRGLLEGLTRFGWQPVLENGKPIALLKDKCSVTLEPGGQFELSGAPLETIHQTCDETNTHLRECATVAAELGLGLLGMGFAPEWERADIHWMPKGRYKIMRDYMPKVGTMGLDMMLRTCTVQTNLDFSSEADMVQKFRVSLALQPIATALFADSPFLEGKPSGYMSYRSHTWTDTDPNRCGLIPFVFEEGMGYERYVDWMLDVPMYFVYRDGKYIDAAGRSFRKFMAEGLPDLTPDPATTGDWSDHITTAFPEVRLKKYLEMRGADGGPWKRLCALPALFVGLLYDQAALDEASALIKGWTIEEMLALRRDVTKQALKAKFRKGTVNDVAAEMVAIARRGLRARARFNRMGDADETVFLETLQETVESGDCPAEEKLRRYATEWHGSVAPLYDIYAY from the coding sequence ATGTCTGCACCCCCAACTTCGAGCGGCCAGCGCCTCGTCTCCAAGCAGCAGCTGATCGACTGGATCGCATCGGGCGAGAAGCCAAAATCCGATTGGCGCATCGGGACCGAGCACGAGAAATTCCTGTTCGAGCTCGGCACGCATCGCGCTTTGCCGTACGAGGGGCAAAAAGCCAGCGTGCGCGGCCTGCTCGAAGGGCTCACGCGCTTTGGCTGGCAGCCTGTGCTCGAAAACGGCAAGCCCATCGCGTTGCTCAAAGACAAATGTTCGGTGACCCTCGAGCCCGGCGGCCAGTTCGAATTGTCAGGGGCACCGCTCGAGACGATCCACCAGACCTGCGACGAAACGAACACGCATTTGCGCGAGTGCGCCACGGTCGCGGCCGAATTGGGCTTGGGGCTGCTCGGCATGGGGTTCGCGCCCGAATGGGAGCGCGCCGACATCCATTGGATGCCCAAGGGCCGCTACAAGATCATGCGCGACTACATGCCGAAGGTCGGCACGATGGGCCTCGACATGATGCTGCGCACCTGCACCGTGCAGACCAATCTCGATTTTTCGAGCGAGGCCGACATGGTGCAGAAATTCCGCGTGTCGTTGGCGCTCCAGCCCATCGCCACGGCCTTGTTCGCGGACTCGCCGTTTCTCGAAGGCAAACCCTCGGGCTATATGAGCTACCGCAGCCACACCTGGACCGACACCGATCCGAACCGCTGCGGCCTGATCCCGTTCGTGTTCGAAGAAGGCATGGGCTACGAGCGCTACGTGGATTGGATGCTCGACGTGCCGATGTATTTCGTCTATCGCGACGGAAAATACATCGACGCTGCCGGCCGCTCGTTCCGCAAATTCATGGCCGAAGGCCTGCCGGACCTCACACCCGATCCGGCGACGACCGGCGACTGGTCGGACCACATCACGACCGCGTTCCCGGAAGTGCGGCTCAAGAAGTATCTCGAGATGCGCGGGGCCGACGGCGGCCCGTGGAAGCGCCTGTGCGCGTTGCCGGCTTTGTTCGTGGGCTTGCTCTACGACCAGGCCGCATTGGACGAGGCAAGTGCGCTCATCAAAGGCTGGACCATCGAAGAGATGCTCGCCTTGCGCCGCGACGTGACCAAGCAAGCACTCAAAGCCAAGTTCCGCAAAGGGACGGTCAACGACGTCGCGGCCGAAATGGTCGCGATCGCCAGGCGCGGTTTGCGCGCGCGCGCGCGGTTCAACCGCATGGGCGACGCCGACGAGACCGTGTTCCTCGAAACGTTGCAGGAAACGGTTGAATCCGGCGACTGCCCGGCCGAGGAAAAACTGCGCCGCTACGCGACCGAATGGCACGGCAGCGTGGCCCCGCTCTACGACATCTACGCGTACTGA
- a CDS encoding YciI family protein, with the protein MEYAILFYETAEADAARNHPEKSAAYWGAWGAYVTAIMESGISKGGQGLQSPGTATSVRLRGGKRQVQDGPVADAKEQLAGFFIIDVPDLDTALAWAARSPAAVDAAVEVRPVLPPMP; encoded by the coding sequence ATGGAATACGCCATTCTGTTCTACGAAACCGCCGAAGCCGACGCCGCCCGCAACCATCCCGAAAAATCCGCCGCCTATTGGGGCGCGTGGGGTGCGTATGTGACGGCGATCATGGAATCAGGCATTTCCAAGGGCGGCCAGGGGCTGCAATCGCCGGGGACCGCCACCAGCGTGCGGCTGCGCGGCGGCAAGCGCCAGGTGCAGGACGGGCCGGTCGCCGACGCCAAGGAGCAGCTGGCGGGCTTCTTCATCATCGACGTGCCGGATCTCGACACGGCCCTCGCTTGGGCTGCACGCAGCCCGGCGGCGGTCGATGCGGCGGTCGAGGTGCGCCCGGTGCTGCCGCCGATGCCGTGA
- a CDS encoding sigma factor, protein MSGAASDFEAVRAAAEAAARNAYGRLLAYLAATTRNIAAAEDALGDAFASALATWPASGIPDKPEAWLLVAAKRRFLDGVRHARVRNAAEPTLALMEDDIADKADFPDARLKLMFVCAHPAIDEAARTPLMLQTVLGLDAARIASAFLTAPAAMGQRLVRAKTKIKDAGIAFEVPDAAELGPRLEFVLAAIYTAFTCGWDDLAQDARTALDVEAIWLGQVLASLLPLEAEVHGLLALMRHCHARRRARRDAAGAFVPLDAQDTTLWDKQEIARAEATLQRAAQLQRPGRYQLEAAIQSVHAGRAASGRTEWEALSLLYAALAELAPALGVRVGQAAVEARVRGPEAGLQLLDLLPDAEKQNYQPYWAVRAHLLREAGEACGARDAFARAMGLADDPAIRAYLAAQLDA, encoded by the coding sequence GTGAGCGGCGCGGCGTCCGATTTCGAGGCCGTGCGTGCGGCGGCGGAAGCCGCCGCACGCAACGCCTATGGCCGCCTGCTTGCCTATCTTGCCGCCACCACGCGCAACATCGCGGCCGCCGAGGATGCGCTCGGCGACGCGTTTGCGTCCGCCCTTGCGACATGGCCTGCGAGCGGCATCCCCGACAAGCCCGAAGCCTGGCTCCTTGTGGCCGCCAAACGCCGCTTCCTCGACGGGGTCCGCCATGCGCGCGTGCGCAACGCCGCCGAACCGACCTTGGCGCTGATGGAAGACGACATCGCCGACAAAGCCGATTTCCCCGACGCGCGACTGAAGCTCATGTTCGTGTGCGCGCATCCGGCGATCGACGAAGCCGCGCGCACGCCCTTGATGCTGCAGACCGTGCTGGGGCTCGATGCCGCCCGCATCGCCTCGGCCTTCCTCACGGCACCCGCCGCGATGGGCCAGCGCCTCGTGCGCGCCAAGACCAAAATCAAAGACGCCGGCATCGCCTTCGAAGTGCCCGACGCGGCCGAACTCGGGCCTCGCCTCGAATTCGTGCTGGCGGCGATCTACACGGCCTTCACCTGCGGCTGGGACGATCTGGCGCAAGACGCGCGCACCGCCCTCGACGTCGAAGCGATCTGGCTCGGCCAAGTGCTCGCGTCGCTTTTGCCGCTTGAGGCGGAAGTGCACGGGCTGTTGGCGCTGATGCGCCATTGCCATGCCAGACGCCGCGCGCGGCGCGATGCGGCCGGTGCGTTTGTGCCGTTGGACGCGCAGGATACGACGCTGTGGGACAAGCAGGAGATCGCGCGCGCGGAAGCAACGCTGCAGCGTGCGGCCCAGCTGCAGCGGCCGGGGCGTTACCAGCTCGAAGCCGCCATCCAATCCGTGCATGCCGGGCGGGCGGCAAGCGGCCGCACGGAATGGGAGGCTTTGTCGCTGCTCTATGCGGCCTTGGCGGAGCTTGCGCCAGCACTCGGCGTGCGCGTAGGCCAAGCGGCCGTCGAAGCGCGCGTGCGCGGGCCTGAGGCGGGCCTGCAATTGCTCGATCTGCTGCCCGACGCCGAAAAACAGAACTACCAGCCCTACTGGGCGGTGCGTGCGCACCTGCTGCGCGAGGCAGGCGAAGCCTGCGGTGCGCGCGATGCCTTTGCCCGCGCCATGGGCCTGGCCGACGATCCGGCGATACGCGCCTATCTCGCCGCTCAGCTCGACGCGTAG
- the rsmD gene encoding 16S rRNA (guanine(966)-N(2))-methyltransferase RsmD has protein sequence MKKSPPPGEIRIVAGEWRGRKLAVPPGDAVRPTGERQRKALFDILGHGRYANGGVSMLVGARVLDAFAGTGALGLEALSRGAASCLFLDKAASSRAVCAANVASLGANARARVLAADACDPGATPVEPFAPCNLVLLDAPYRSGFAATALATFAARGWLAANAVCAVELALDEKAELPDGFTRDDERVYGQTKFLLGRYASS, from the coding sequence ATGAAAAAGTCGCCGCCGCCGGGCGAGATCCGCATTGTCGCTGGCGAATGGCGTGGGCGCAAACTCGCCGTCCCGCCCGGCGATGCGGTGCGGCCCACGGGCGAGCGCCAGCGCAAAGCCCTGTTCGACATTCTGGGCCACGGAAGATATGCGAACGGCGGCGTGTCGATGCTCGTCGGTGCCCGCGTGCTCGACGCGTTTGCAGGCACGGGTGCGCTCGGCCTCGAAGCTTTGTCGCGCGGGGCCGCAAGCTGCCTCTTTCTCGACAAGGCGGCTTCGTCGCGCGCCGTGTGTGCTGCCAATGTCGCGAGCTTGGGTGCCAATGCGCGCGCACGCGTGTTGGCCGCCGATGCGTGCGATCCGGGGGCGACCCCGGTCGAACCGTTCGCCCCGTGCAATCTGGTGCTGCTCGACGCGCCCTATCGCAGCGGTTTTGCCGCGACGGCACTTGCCACTTTTGCCGCGCGCGGTTGGCTTGCGGCCAATGCCGTGTGCGCGGTCGAACTCGCACTCGACGAAAAAGCCGAATTGCCCGACGGCTTCACGCGCGACGATGAACGCGTCTACGGCCAGACCAAGTTTCTGCTGGGGCGCTACGCGTCGAGCTGA
- a CDS encoding MaoC/PaaZ C-terminal domain-containing protein: MMRHFEDFAVGQSFASNTLTVDEAMIRDFARQFDPQPFHLDAAAAADSFFGTLVASGWHTASLTMRLLVETLPIAGGVVGAGVQLTWPKPLAAGETIRVAIEVVEIRASKSKPHLGLVKIRTTTRDSTGPVQIMTADLVAPRRPI; this comes from the coding sequence ATGATGCGCCATTTCGAGGATTTCGCGGTCGGCCAAAGTTTCGCGAGCAACACGCTGACGGTCGACGAAGCGATGATCCGCGATTTTGCGCGTCAGTTCGATCCGCAGCCCTTCCATCTCGACGCAGCAGCGGCAGCGGACTCGTTTTTCGGCACGCTTGTGGCAAGCGGCTGGCATACGGCATCTCTCACCATGCGCTTGCTCGTCGAAACATTGCCGATCGCGGGCGGCGTGGTGGGCGCGGGCGTGCAGCTTACCTGGCCCAAACCGCTTGCGGCGGGCGAAACGATCCGGGTGGCGATCGAAGTAGTGGAGATTCGCGCGTCCAAATCGAAGCCGCATCTGGGCCTCGTCAAAATCCGCACCACGACCCGCGACAGCACCGGACCCGTGCAGATCATGACGGCCGATCTCGTCGCCCCGCGCCGCCCCATATGA
- a CDS encoding pseudouridine synthase — protein MSEKVGERIAKVIARAGLCSRREAEVLVDQGRVFVNGTKLQRAAHNVVPGDEIVVDGKKLQAAERPRLFRFNKPREVLVAARDPQGRPTIYDGLPGHLPRLMPVGRLDFNSEGLLLLTNDGAIKRHLELPASGLVRRYRVRVFGSPDPDRLARLKNGISIDGVQYGSIEASMDGAPEGRNAWLVFKLAEGKNREVRRVCEQLGLQVNRLIRTDYGAFSLEGLPRGAFEEVGPGELRKTLGALAGPPNKKGKPA, from the coding sequence ATGAGCGAGAAGGTTGGAGAGCGCATCGCCAAGGTGATCGCGCGTGCAGGGCTCTGCTCGCGGCGCGAGGCCGAAGTTTTGGTCGATCAGGGCCGCGTGTTCGTGAACGGCACAAAGCTCCAGCGTGCCGCGCACAATGTGGTGCCCGGCGACGAGATCGTCGTGGACGGCAAGAAGCTGCAGGCGGCCGAACGGCCGCGCCTGTTCCGCTTCAACAAGCCGCGCGAAGTGCTGGTGGCCGCGCGCGATCCGCAAGGCCGCCCCACGATCTACGACGGCCTGCCGGGCCATCTGCCGCGGCTGATGCCGGTCGGCCGGCTCGACTTCAATTCCGAGGGCCTGCTGCTGCTCACCAACGACGGGGCGATTAAGCGCCATCTCGAACTGCCGGCCTCGGGCCTTGTGCGGCGCTACCGCGTGCGCGTGTTCGGCTCGCCCGATCCCGACCGGTTGGCGCGCCTCAAAAACGGCATTTCGATCGACGGCGTGCAATACGGCTCGATCGAAGCCTCGATGGACGGCGCACCCGAAGGCCGTAACGCGTGGCTCGTGTTCAAGTTGGCCGAAGGCAAAAACCGCGAAGTGCGCCGCGTGTGCGAACAGCTCGGCTTACAAGTAAACCGGCTGATCCGCACGGACTACGGCGCTTTCTCGCTCGAGGGCCTGCCGCGCGGGGCCTTTGAAGAAGTCGGCCCCGGCGAATTGCGCAAGACGCTTGGGGCACTCGCAGGCCCGCCCAACAAAAAAGGCAAGCCTGCATGA
- a CDS encoding gamma-glutamyl-gamma-aminobutyrate hydrolase family protein: MKIPRIGITLDSEPAGGWSKMPWYAVRQNYCDAVVRAGGLPLVLPHEAALAEAYLDGLDGLLVTGGAFDVDPALFGATSKHATVTTKDRRTAFEYAMVKGALARDYPILGICGGEQLLNVVLGGTLHQHIPDEIPGALAHEQPNPRTEPGHSVAVVPGTLLHQATSRDTMHVNSAHHQAVKDVGPGVRVNARAPDGVIEGIELPGKRFCLGVEWHPEYAIDPGDERIFSAFVAASVGR; the protein is encoded by the coding sequence ATGAAAATCCCCCGCATTGGAATAACGCTCGATTCGGAACCGGCCGGCGGCTGGTCCAAAATGCCGTGGTACGCGGTGCGCCAGAACTATTGCGACGCTGTGGTGCGCGCGGGCGGCCTGCCGCTTGTGTTGCCGCACGAAGCGGCATTGGCCGAGGCGTATTTGGACGGTCTCGACGGGCTGCTCGTGACCGGCGGCGCCTTCGACGTCGACCCGGCCTTGTTCGGCGCCACGTCCAAACACGCGACGGTCACGACCAAAGACCGGCGCACGGCGTTCGAATACGCGATGGTGAAGGGCGCACTTGCGCGCGACTACCCGATCCTCGGCATTTGCGGCGGCGAGCAACTTCTCAATGTCGTGCTCGGCGGCACGTTGCACCAGCACATTCCCGACGAAATACCGGGGGCACTCGCGCACGAGCAGCCGAATCCCCGCACCGAGCCCGGCCACAGCGTGGCCGTCGTACCCGGCACTTTGCTGCACCAGGCGACTTCGCGCGACACGATGCACGTGAACTCCGCACACCACCAGGCGGTCAAAGATGTCGGCCCCGGCGTGCGCGTCAATGCGCGCGCACCCGACGGCGTGATCGAAGGCATCGAACTGCCGGGCAAGCGCTTCTGCCTTGGCGTCGAGTGGCATCCCGAATATGCGATCGATCCCGGCGACGAGCGGATCTTTTCGGCGTTCGTCGCCGCGAGTGTGGGCCGATGA
- a CDS encoding nucleoside deaminase — protein sequence MDLALSQAKLAAQAGEVPVGAVIVDADAGTVVAAAHNRVERDRDPTAHAEMLAIRMAATSLGRTRLDGLDLYVTLEPCAMCAQAIAFARLRRLYWGASDPKGGGVENGPRIFAQSTCHHRPELYGGIGERDAAALLQDFFRKLR from the coding sequence ATGGATCTTGCCCTATCCCAAGCCAAACTGGCCGCCCAAGCGGGCGAAGTGCCGGTCGGCGCCGTTATCGTCGATGCGGACGCCGGCACGGTCGTGGCGGCCGCCCATAACCGCGTCGAACGCGACCGCGACCCCACCGCACACGCCGAAATGCTGGCGATCCGCATGGCCGCAACATCGCTCGGCCGCACAAGGCTCGACGGCCTCGATCTCTACGTCACGCTCGAGCCGTGCGCCATGTGCGCGCAGGCGATCGCGTTTGCGCGCCTGCGTCGCCTCTATTGGGGGGCAAGCGATCCCAAAGGCGGCGGCGTGGAAAACGGCCCGCGCATCTTCGCGCAGAGCACGTGCCACCATCGTCCCGAGCTCTATGGCGGCATTGGCGAGCGCGACGCAGCCGCGCTGCTGCAGGATTTTTTCAGGAAGCTGCGCTGA
- a CDS encoding MBL fold metallo-hydrolase, with product MSIVYDPAEPPAPGHALEIRPGLFWVRMPLPFPPDHINLWLLDDGAAGFAIVDTGLHREDSKAHWLAAIGSRKISRVICTHFHPDHMGLAAWLCAHFGVELWTTLGEYYTARAVHAESSDADVAHKVEFYRANGVAADAMGHFASPQSIYRRGVPDVPAFYRRIQGGQPFAVGETAWTPIIGRGHCPEHACLWAPSSSILIGGDILLPRITPNIGVWPAEPLADPLGDYLACLDGFAAVPEDALILPAHGQPYVGVHKRIAEIRAHHAERLHVLRAAFAGTAQGLSAVDCFPLLFKRPIGPHNVGLAVGEALAHLHRLECLGDARRMRDAEGIWRFSAAS from the coding sequence ATGAGTATTGTTTACGATCCTGCCGAGCCGCCCGCACCGGGCCACGCGCTTGAGATTCGCCCCGGCCTTTTCTGGGTGCGCATGCCGCTGCCCTTTCCGCCCGACCATATCAATCTTTGGCTGCTCGACGACGGGGCGGCGGGCTTCGCGATCGTCGATACGGGCCTGCATCGCGAGGACAGCAAGGCGCATTGGCTGGCGGCGATCGGGTCGCGCAAAATCAGCCGCGTGATCTGCACGCATTTCCACCCCGACCATATGGGCTTGGCCGCGTGGCTGTGCGCGCATTTCGGCGTCGAATTGTGGACCACGCTCGGCGAGTACTACACAGCGCGCGCCGTCCATGCCGAAAGCTCGGACGCCGACGTTGCACACAAGGTCGAATTCTATCGGGCCAATGGTGTTGCGGCCGACGCGATGGGCCATTTCGCGAGCCCGCAGAGCATCTACCGGCGCGGCGTGCCGGACGTGCCGGCCTTCTATCGCCGCATCCAAGGCGGCCAGCCTTTTGCGGTCGGCGAAACCGCATGGACGCCGATCATCGGGCGCGGCCATTGCCCGGAACATGCGTGCCTGTGGGCGCCGTCGTCGAGTATTCTGATCGGCGGCGACATTCTGCTGCCGCGCATCACGCCCAACATCGGCGTATGGCCGGCCGAACCGCTTGCCGATCCGCTCGGCGACTATCTCGCCTGCCTCGACGGTTTTGCCGCCGTGCCCGAGGATGCGCTGATCCTGCCCGCGCACGGCCAGCCCTATGTGGGCGTGCACAAGCGCATCGCTGAAATCCGCGCGCACCATGCCGAGCGTCTGCACGTGCTGCGCGCCGCTTTTGCGGGTACGGCGCAGGGGCTCAGTGCGGTCGATTGTTTCCCGCTTTTGTTCAAGCGCCCGATCGGCCCCCACAATGTGGGCCTCGCGGTCGGCGAGGCGCTGGCGCATCTGCATCGGCTCGAATGTCTGGGCGATGCGCGCCGCATGCGCGATGCGGAAGGAATATGGCGCTTCAGCGCAGCTTCCTGA
- the purD gene encoding phosphoribosylamine--glycine ligase, whose protein sequence is MRILVVGSGGREHALCWALAASPLCAKLFCAPGNAGIAAEAQCVDISADDLAGLVAFAVAEKIDFVVVGPEAPLVAGLVDRLQAAGIKAFGPSMAAARLEGSKGFMKDFCARYAIPTAAYKRFSDRDAARAYAMAHALPVVVKADGLAAGKGVVVAQTHDEALAAIDDAMQARRFGAAGAELVIEEFLEGAEASFFALCDGTNAVALAAAQDHKRVGDGDTGPNTGGMGAYSPTPLVDAAMEARIMAEIVMPTLRGMAAEGAPFKGVLFAGLMIGKAGPRLIEFNVRFGDPECQTLLARLKSDLLPALLGASDGTLDRLTLRWDASTALCVVMAANGYPDTPQKGSEIRGLEAASSVPGAYVFHAGTRQNGEKIVANGGRVLGIVGLGADAASAQKTAYASVDRIDWPGGFCRRDIGWQVVGKQ, encoded by the coding sequence ATGCGGATTCTGGTGGTGGGATCGGGCGGGCGCGAACATGCGCTGTGCTGGGCGCTGGCGGCGTCGCCTTTGTGCGCCAAACTCTTCTGCGCGCCCGGCAATGCCGGCATTGCGGCCGAGGCGCAGTGTGTGGACATTTCGGCCGACGATCTTGCCGGCCTTGTGGCGTTCGCCGTGGCCGAGAAGATCGACTTCGTCGTGGTCGGGCCCGAAGCCCCGCTTGTGGCAGGGCTCGTGGATCGGCTCCAGGCGGCCGGCATCAAAGCCTTCGGGCCGTCGATGGCGGCTGCGCGCCTTGAAGGCTCCAAAGGCTTCATGAAGGATTTCTGCGCGCGTTACGCGATTCCGACGGCCGCGTACAAGCGTTTTTCCGATCGCGATGCCGCACGCGCCTATGCAATGGCGCATGCCTTGCCGGTCGTCGTCAAAGCCGACGGGTTGGCAGCGGGCAAGGGCGTGGTTGTGGCGCAAACGCACGACGAAGCGCTTGCGGCCATCGACGATGCGATGCAGGCCCGCCGCTTCGGGGCGGCCGGTGCCGAGCTTGTGATCGAAGAATTTCTCGAAGGCGCCGAAGCAAGTTTCTTCGCACTCTGCGACGGCACCAATGCTGTGGCGTTGGCGGCCGCCCAAGACCACAAGCGCGTGGGCGACGGCGATACCGGCCCCAACACCGGCGGCATGGGGGCTTATTCGCCGACCCCGCTCGTCGATGCCGCCATGGAAGCGCGCATCATGGCCGAAATCGTGATGCCGACATTGCGCGGCATGGCCGCCGAAGGTGCGCCCTTCAAGGGCGTGCTGTTCGCAGGCCTGATGATCGGCAAGGCGGGGCCGCGCCTCATCGAATTCAACGTGCGCTTCGGCGATCCCGAATGCCAGACGCTGCTTGCGCGCCTCAAATCCGATCTGCTGCCTGCGTTGCTTGGCGCCAGCGACGGCACGCTCGACCGGCTCACGCTGCGCTGGGATGCAAGCACGGCTCTCTGCGTGGTAATGGCCGCCAACGGCTATCCCGACACGCCGCAGAAGGGCAGTGAAATTCGCGGCCTCGAAGCGGCTTCGTCGGTGCCGGGCGCTTATGTTTTCCATGCGGGCACGCGCCAGAACGGCGAAAAAATCGTCGCCAATGGCGGACGCGTGCTCGGCATTGTGGGTTTGGGTGCGGACGCCGCTTCGGCCCAGAAGACCGCCTACGCCTCCGTCGACCGCATCGACTGGCCGGGCGGCTTCTGCCGGCGCGACATCGGCTGGCAGGTCGTGGGCAAACAATGA
- the xseA gene encoding exodeoxyribonuclease VII large subunit — protein MEAAPSNLPEYSVSELSQAVKRTVEDNFEIVRVRGEISGFKRHSSGHLYFALKDADAAIDGVCWRGQAARLGIRPEDGMEVVAVGRLTTYPGRSKYQIVVERMELAGQGALLKLIEDRKKRLAAEGLFDAARKRSLPFLPNTIGVVTSPTGAVIRDILHRLADRFPRHVLVWPVAVQGEAAAAQIAAAIRGFNALEIGGKIPRPDVLIVARGGGSLEDLMAFNEEIVVRAAAESEIPLVSAVGHETDTTLIDFASDRRAPTPTAAAEMVVPVRQELVARVARNTASLEAGAARAMAEGRLRLENAARALGDPRRLLEERSQRLDERGERLKRAVAAFLERHQRHTLELGARLPDPKTQLERARGLLLSSKAGLEAGGKALALSAARHRERLGETLARGRAAFDRDLAARNAQVAGLAKLLDSVSYQRVLERGFVLVADAAGKPIVSAAVAKPGAAVTLAFADGKIGATLDGAAAKPPAKTAPKPDPKADPKAGQGSLL, from the coding sequence ATGGAAGCCGCGCCCAGCAATCTGCCCGAATATTCGGTCTCCGAGTTGTCGCAAGCCGTCAAACGCACGGTCGAAGACAATTTCGAGATCGTGCGCGTGCGCGGCGAAATCTCGGGCTTCAAGCGCCACAGCTCGGGCCATCTCTACTTTGCGCTCAAAGACGCCGACGCCGCGATCGACGGCGTGTGCTGGCGCGGGCAAGCGGCCCGCCTCGGCATCCGCCCCGAAGACGGCATGGAAGTGGTCGCGGTCGGCAGGCTCACCACATATCCGGGCCGCTCGAAATACCAGATCGTTGTCGAGCGCATGGAGCTGGCCGGCCAGGGTGCGCTGCTGAAGCTCATCGAAGACCGCAAGAAGCGCCTCGCCGCCGAAGGCCTGTTCGATGCGGCGCGCAAACGCAGCCTGCCCTTTTTGCCGAACACGATCGGCGTCGTCACCTCGCCAACCGGCGCCGTGATCCGCGACATTCTGCACCGGCTTGCCGACCGCTTCCCGCGCCATGTGCTCGTATGGCCGGTGGCCGTGCAAGGCGAAGCCGCGGCAGCGCAAATCGCCGCGGCCATTCGCGGCTTCAACGCGCTTGAAATCGGCGGCAAGATCCCACGCCCCGACGTGCTGATTGTGGCGCGCGGCGGCGGCAGCCTTGAAGACCTGATGGCGTTCAACGAAGAGATCGTCGTGCGCGCGGCAGCCGAGAGCGAAATTCCGCTCGTGTCGGCGGTCGGCCACGAGACCGACACGACCTTGATCGATTTTGCGTCCGACCGACGCGCGCCCACACCCACCGCCGCCGCCGAAATGGTAGTGCCCGTACGCCAAGAGCTGGTCGCACGCGTCGCGCGCAACACAGCCTCGCTCGAAGCCGGTGCCGCGCGCGCGATGGCCGAAGGGCGGCTGCGGCTCGAAAACGCCGCGCGCGCATTGGGCGATCCCAGGCGCCTGCTCGAAGAGCGCAGCCAGCGCCTCGACGAACGCGGCGAACGCTTGAAGCGCGCCGTCGCCGCCTTCCTGGAGCGCCACCAGCGCCACACGCTCGAACTGGGTGCGCGCCTGCCCGATCCCAAGACGCAGCTCGAACGCGCACGCGGGCTCTTGCTCAGCAGCAAAGCCGGGCTCGAAGCGGGCGGCAAAGCGCTGGCGCTGTCGGCCGCACGGCACCGTGAACGGCTTGGCGAAACGCTGGCGCGCGGGCGGGCCGCGTTCGACCGCGACCTTGCCGCACGCAACGCGCAGGTCGCGGGCTTGGCCAAACTGCTCGACAGCGTATCGTACCAGCGCGTGCTCGAACGCGGCTTCGTGCTGGTCGCGGACGCGGCGGGCAAACCCATCGTGTCGGCAGCGGTTGCCAAACCGGGTGCTGCCGTCACGCTGGCGTTTGCCGACGGCAAGATCGGCGCCACGCTCGACGGTGCGGCAGCAAAGCCGCCCGCCAAAACCGCTCCGAAGCCGGACCCCAAAGCCGACCCCAAAGCCGGCCAGGGTTCGCTGCTCTAG
- a CDS encoding ribbon-helix-helix domain-containing protein, translating to MRRVFGHYLCIRELCFHRGHPGIVDVRCETTKKTESGPAQTRPSADGGNASRAPKGSAASARTALASLSSAIHPEELQALFVALAAAEPQDYTSIAKASGAGIGGGEVRRSFGKVVLAPRTIRVGRRRTSVRLEPEFWLAIAYIVSVAKIDQSKFFLDIERRCGRFAFASKIRGAVVSALLTMALVGRVHFARLSAGRSSDADLGERAPKKRAAAIALRKRARRMRDRG from the coding sequence TTGCGGCGCGTCTTCGGACATTATTTGTGTATTCGTGAGCTCTGTTTCCATCGTGGCCACCCTGGGATCGTTGACGTGCGTTGCGAGACGACGAAAAAAACCGAGAGCGGACCCGCTCAGACCCGACCCTCTGCGGACGGAGGCAATGCAAGCCGTGCGCCGAAGGGGTCGGCGGCGAGCGCGAGGACCGCGCTTGCGTCTCTATCTTCAGCAATTCACCCCGAAGAATTGCAAGCTCTTTTTGTAGCGCTCGCAGCGGCCGAGCCGCAAGATTACACAAGTATTGCGAAAGCTTCGGGTGCCGGTATCGGCGGCGGCGAAGTCCGCCGCAGCTTCGGAAAAGTGGTGCTTGCGCCGCGTACAATCCGTGTGGGCAGGCGGCGAACCTCGGTTCGGCTTGAGCCGGAATTCTGGCTGGCGATCGCCTATATCGTTTCGGTCGCGAAGATCGACCAAAGCAAATTCTTTCTCGACATCGAGCGGCGCTGCGGCCGGTTTGCGTTCGCCTCCAAGATCCGCGGCGCCGTCGTGTCCGCGTTGCTGACGATGGCTCTCGTTGGCCGCGTTCATTTCGCGCGCCTGTCGGCCGGCAGAAGCAGCGACGCCGACCTCGGCGAGCGTGCGCCGAAAAAACGCGCGGCGGCCATCGCCCTGCGCAAACGCGCGCGCCGAATGCGCGATCGCGGCTGA